The Desmonostoc muscorum LEGE 12446 genome includes a region encoding these proteins:
- a CDS encoding YdcF family protein encodes MMRKFHWLRKKYLILAIASSFLSLLLMVPLRLAIAYYQAPQPQAILTLGAWTDREQTAAEIARWYPALEVWVSSGTPPEIARPIFQAAGISDSRVHLDYRAVDTVTNFTTIVPEFEHKGIQHVYLVTSDFHMPRAKAIATMILGIKGIAFTPISVLSDADQSRKESISPIIRDLGRSILWIVTGRTGTSLQSVIDLL; translated from the coding sequence ATGATGAGAAAGTTTCATTGGCTACGCAAAAAATATTTAATTTTAGCTATAGCAAGTTCTTTCCTCTCGCTACTGCTGATGGTTCCCCTGCGTCTGGCTATAGCCTACTACCAAGCCCCCCAACCACAAGCTATTCTGACTCTTGGCGCTTGGACAGACCGCGAGCAGACAGCAGCCGAAATAGCCCGTTGGTATCCTGCTTTGGAAGTTTGGGTTTCCTCTGGTACTCCCCCTGAAATAGCGCGACCGATTTTTCAAGCTGCCGGCATTTCAGACAGTCGTGTTCACCTAGATTATCGTGCTGTTGATACCGTTACAAACTTTACTACAATTGTTCCTGAGTTTGAGCATAAAGGTATACAACATGTTTATTTAGTTACGTCAGATTTTCATATGCCTAGAGCGAAGGCGATCGCCACCATGATTCTTGGTATCAAAGGTATCGCCTTTACGCCAATTTCTGTACTCTCAGATGCAGATCAATCAAGAAAAGAAAGTATTTCTCCTATTATTCGCGATCTAGGACGCTCCATACTTTGGATTGTCACAGGTCGTACAGGAACCAGTCTTCAGTCTGTTATTGATTTACTCTAG
- a CDS encoding WcaF family extracellular polysaccharide biosynthesis acetyltransferase, which produces MRLDSYTVDNYIPGAPYWKQLLWYFLGSPLVQSRLFPMSGLKVLLLRTFGAKIGQGVRIKPGVRIKFPWRLIVSDYVWIGEDAWIDNLALVTIESHVCLSQGVYLCTGNHDWNHPDFQLITAPIYIQESSWIAAKAVIGPGVTVGRGAVLTLGGVASSSLESMTIYVGNPAQAIKQRKL; this is translated from the coding sequence ATGCGTCTAGATTCTTACACAGTCGATAATTATATTCCTGGCGCACCTTATTGGAAGCAACTTCTGTGGTACTTCTTGGGTTCACCCTTAGTACAAAGTCGCTTGTTTCCCATGTCAGGCTTAAAAGTTTTGCTACTTCGTACTTTTGGAGCAAAAATTGGTCAAGGTGTTCGTATCAAGCCAGGAGTTCGCATCAAATTCCCTTGGCGGTTGATAGTTAGCGATTATGTATGGATTGGAGAAGATGCTTGGATTGATAACCTTGCTCTAGTCACCATTGAAAGTCATGTATGTCTATCTCAAGGCGTTTATCTGTGTACTGGTAATCACGATTGGAACCATCCTGACTTTCAACTGATTACTGCACCGATTTATATTCAAGAGAGTAGTTGGATTGCAGCCAAGGCAGTAATTGGCCCGGGAGTTACTGTTGGTCGGGGAGCAGTGCTTACCTTAGGGGGGGTAGCTAGTAGTTCATTAGAGTCGATGACAATTTATGTGGGTAATCCAGCTCAAGCCATAAAGCAACGGAAATTGTAG
- a CDS encoding sensor histidine kinase produces the protein MDEIVVESLCTPNCQQEVINLLSKSAVNFPGVIFQVLQRQDASVSVLYLSSGCKDLYEIEPEVIQADFRVLCKLIHPHDIKAFAESIAVCSNTFTPWHWEGRIITPSGKLKWIQGTSGAELQEGDLLWNGLVMDITEQKQAQEKLQESEARYKAILSAIPDLMFRISRDGEYLDLKSEGANVTLDREEIVGKNLQELLPSDVAAISREAIAKTLDSGTLQTCEYQLPTALGIRDYEARLVVSGQDEILAIVRDITERKQAEIALQNLAQKFAKAFSCSPDSITISTLKEGRFIEVNDSFVKLSGYERDEAIGKTSFDLNFWINAGDRLKLIQQLQATGVIRNLEIEFRQKCGKIITTLLSAEVIDLDGIPCLLAVHHDITERKQVEAKLRLSAQRDRLLAETLVRIRSSLNLEEILQTTVTEVRQFLQADRVFIALYNANLGVRTLAESVDPKYPSVSGWSTNDEAYLQELKNFLKDNVVRVVEDITQMPVSSKVTTHCQKFGTRAALAVPIMLDEELFGALIANQCSATRHWEPIEIDLLQQMSEQVAIAIHQSRIYQELAELNINLEHQVRERTAQLQQKIQEVEELHRVKDVVLHTVAHDLRTSVMGNLMVLKNLLNQGLGTGDWGLGTGDWEQEDKGTRGQRDKGTRGITSPQSPVPNPQSPVPSPQSPIPVSRSIIERMIQGNDRQLTMINSLLEINSCEKEGLEIKPELVQFSTLLGGIFAQLEPMLTQNQATLKNLLPADLPLVMADKTRLQKVVAHLVTHSLQNNPPGLNFTLSATVEAGMIRTQIQHDGVAMSKLECDRLFDLYVRDPQDCCSTSIGLKMYLCRQVIKAHGGEIGVINNRKRGLTFWFTLPLATPSATNCP, from the coding sequence GTGGATGAAATCGTTGTAGAATCCCTGTGTACACCAAATTGTCAGCAAGAGGTTATTAACCTGCTATCAAAAAGTGCTGTCAATTTCCCAGGAGTTATTTTCCAAGTTCTGCAACGGCAGGATGCTTCTGTGTCCGTGCTTTATCTTAGTTCTGGTTGTAAAGATTTGTATGAAATAGAACCAGAAGTTATACAAGCAGACTTTCGGGTGTTATGCAAACTGATTCATCCACACGATATAAAAGCTTTTGCAGAATCTATAGCTGTTTGTAGCAATACTTTTACACCTTGGCATTGGGAAGGTCGCATCATCACCCCTAGTGGCAAACTGAAGTGGATTCAAGGTACTTCTGGTGCAGAACTACAAGAAGGCGATTTGCTTTGGAATGGCTTAGTCATGGATATTACAGAGCAAAAACAAGCCCAAGAAAAATTGCAAGAGAGTGAAGCGCGGTATAAAGCAATTTTGTCTGCTATTCCAGATTTGATGTTTCGCATTAGCCGCGATGGCGAATATCTCGATTTAAAAAGTGAGGGAGCAAATGTCACACTTGATCGAGAAGAAATAGTCGGAAAAAATTTGCAGGAATTATTGCCGAGTGATGTTGCGGCCATTAGCCGAGAAGCGATCGCTAAAACTTTAGACTCTGGAACTTTACAAACTTGCGAATATCAGCTACCTACAGCTCTGGGAATCAGAGATTATGAAGCAAGGTTGGTAGTTAGTGGTCAAGACGAGATATTAGCAATTGTGCGAGACATCACAGAACGCAAACAAGCAGAAATCGCTCTGCAAAATCTTGCCCAAAAATTTGCTAAAGCTTTTAGTTGCAGTCCCGATTCAATTACCATTAGTACCCTCAAAGAAGGACGTTTCATAGAAGTTAACGATAGTTTTGTGAAACTTTCAGGTTATGAACGAGATGAAGCAATTGGGAAAACTTCTTTTGATTTAAATTTTTGGATTAATGCAGGCGATCGCCTAAAGTTGATACAGCAATTACAAGCTACAGGAGTTATCCGAAATTTAGAAATAGAATTTCGGCAAAAATGTGGAAAGATAATTACAACATTACTTTCAGCCGAAGTTATTGATTTGGATGGTATTCCTTGCCTACTAGCAGTTCATCACGATATTACAGAACGCAAGCAGGTAGAAGCCAAATTACGCCTATCAGCACAACGCGATCGCTTGTTAGCAGAAACCCTAGTGCGAATTCGGTCTTCGCTGAACTTAGAAGAAATTCTCCAAACTACAGTAACAGAAGTCAGGCAATTTCTGCAAGCAGATCGAGTCTTCATTGCTCTCTATAATGCCAATTTAGGAGTTAGAACTCTTGCCGAATCAGTAGACCCCAAATATCCATCAGTTTCTGGTTGGTCTACTAATGATGAAGCTTATCTACAAGAATTAAAAAACTTTCTCAAAGATAATGTTGTGCGTGTCGTTGAAGATATAACGCAAATGCCAGTATCTTCCAAAGTCACAACCCACTGTCAAAAATTTGGAACCAGGGCTGCTTTGGCAGTACCAATTATGTTAGATGAAGAATTATTTGGTGCGTTAATTGCCAATCAATGCTCAGCGACACGTCATTGGGAACCAATAGAAATTGATTTGCTACAACAAATGTCAGAACAAGTAGCGATCGCCATTCACCAAAGCCGGATTTACCAAGAATTAGCAGAACTAAACATTAATTTAGAACATCAAGTACGAGAACGTACAGCACAATTGCAGCAGAAAATCCAAGAAGTTGAAGAATTACATCGTGTTAAAGATGTAGTTTTACACACAGTTGCCCATGATTTACGAACTTCTGTCATGGGTAACTTGATGGTGTTAAAGAATTTGTTAAATCAGGGACTGGGGACTGGGGACTGGGGATTGGGAACCGGGGACTGGGAACAAGAGGACAAGGGGACAAGGGGACAAAGGGACAAGGGGACAAGAGGAATAACCAGTCCCCAATCCCCAGTCCCCAATCCCCAGTCCCCAGTCCCCAGTCCCCAATCCCCAATTCCTGTATCTCGCTCAATAATTGAGCGGATGATTCAAGGTAACGATCGCCAACTGACGATGATTAACTCATTGTTAGAAATTAATTCTTGTGAAAAAGAGGGTCTTGAGATTAAACCCGAACTTGTGCAGTTTAGCACCTTACTGGGAGGAATCTTCGCCCAGTTGGAACCAATGCTGACACAAAATCAAGCGACTCTGAAGAACTTACTTCCCGCAGATTTACCTTTAGTGATGGCAGATAAAACTCGGTTGCAGAAAGTCGTGGCGCATTTAGTAACACATAGCTTGCAAAATAATCCACCAGGATTAAATTTTACCCTGAGTGCCACCGTTGAGGCGGGAATGATTCGTACTCAGATTCAACATGACGGTGTAGCTATGAGTAAACTAGAGTGCGATCGCCTTTTTGATCTCTATGTCCGCGATCCCCAAGATTGTTGTTCCACAAGTATTGGCTTAAAAATGTATCTTTGTCGGCAAGTTATTAAGGCACATGGCGGCGAAATTGGTGTGATTAATAATCGCAAACGCGGGTTAACTTTCTGGTTTACATTACCTTTAGCAACTCCATCTGCAACAAATTGCCCATAA
- a CDS encoding PAS domain-containing sensor histidine kinase, translating into MANPFTTVQKWWRKTFSAPKTDEITILYQAWRNRFLWQRLRLWLWLALICLLSFTLRDIYGLFFPFQEFKNLPGLLQPRSLVINFAMLLNILICFALHKTQFGRHRPDLLFLGSSWSIGLASQLFATLRGFALPDHIGWSLLFLSQAILMPVCWTLHLLSQAAVLIYYFGVNTILGLKTPIPEHPEIYNVTFILYIFWFCTICDMGVYLYDRLQRSEFFARQELESAYQKLKVAEAKYRTIFENAVEGIFQSTPDGRYITANPALARIYGYSLAEEVTANFTDIEHQLYVDPSRRAEFVRLMEKYGRVSEFESQIYRRDGSIVWISEKAYAVRDEQGKLLYYEGLIEDITQRKQTEEELRVFFHAVSHDLRNPVLGTLMVLKNLLNQGVGVGEQRGRGAEGQGNRGAGETNNAQSSISVPRSILERMIQSSDRQLSLINSLMEAHVSELQGIVLQLQAVQLLSIVEAAIADLEPLLIQNQATLTNLVTADLPLVNADPTQLWRVFSNLIVNALKHNPPGLLLTINATPKDDKIYCTVSDNGVGITQQQSDRLFELYFRGSNIRNSVGLGLGLYLCKQIINAHGGEIGINSSPQAGATFWLTLPII; encoded by the coding sequence ATGGCTAACCCATTTACAACAGTGCAAAAATGGTGGAGAAAAACCTTTTCTGCACCAAAAACAGATGAAATCACTATTCTTTACCAAGCTTGGCGCAACCGATTTTTGTGGCAGAGATTGCGTTTATGGTTGTGGCTGGCGCTGATTTGTCTGTTGTCTTTTACTTTACGAGACATTTATGGCTTGTTTTTCCCTTTCCAAGAGTTCAAGAACCTGCCAGGATTACTTCAACCTAGAAGCCTTGTAATTAATTTTGCAATGCTCCTAAATATACTTATTTGCTTTGCCCTACACAAAACTCAATTCGGTCGTCATCGTCCAGATTTATTATTTTTGGGTTCTTCTTGGTCAATTGGTCTAGCATCACAGTTGTTTGCAACCCTCCGAGGTTTCGCGTTACCCGATCACATTGGTTGGTCACTGCTGTTCTTGAGTCAAGCTATATTAATGCCGGTCTGCTGGACTCTTCACTTGCTGTCTCAAGCAGCTGTGCTGATTTACTATTTTGGTGTAAATACGATACTTGGACTAAAAACACCAATCCCAGAACACCCAGAAATATATAATGTAACGTTTATTTTATATATTTTTTGGTTTTGTACAATATGTGATATGGGCGTTTATCTGTACGATCGCCTGCAACGCTCTGAGTTTTTCGCCCGTCAAGAACTGGAATCTGCATACCAAAAACTTAAAGTTGCAGAAGCGAAATATCGCACCATTTTTGAAAATGCCGTTGAAGGTATCTTTCAAAGCACTCCCGATGGACGTTACATTACAGCAAATCCTGCTTTAGCACGTATTTATGGCTACTCATTAGCAGAAGAAGTGACAGCAAACTTCACAGATATAGAACACCAATTGTATGTCGATCCAAGCCGCCGAGCAGAATTTGTGCGATTGATGGAAAAGTATGGCAGGGTTTCCGAGTTCGAGTCCCAAATTTATCGCCGAGACGGCAGTATTGTCTGGATTTCCGAAAAAGCCTACGCAGTCCGGGATGAACAAGGAAAATTGCTCTACTATGAAGGTTTAATTGAAGACATTACACAGCGTAAACAAACTGAAGAAGAACTACGAGTGTTTTTTCATGCAGTTTCCCACGACTTACGCAACCCAGTACTGGGTACTTTGATGGTGTTGAAGAATTTGTTAAATCAGGGAGTGGGGGTAGGGGAACAGAGGGGCAGGGGAGCAGAGGGGCAGGGGAACAGAGGGGCAGGGGAGACCAATAATGCCCAATCCTCAATTTCTGTGCCACGCTCAATTTTAGAGCGGATGATTCAAAGTAGCGATCGCCAACTTAGCTTAATTAATTCGTTGATGGAAGCTCATGTCAGCGAGCTACAAGGTATTGTTTTACAACTTCAAGCCGTACAATTACTATCAATTGTCGAAGCGGCGATCGCAGATTTAGAGCCATTACTGATACAGAATCAAGCAACTTTGACAAATTTAGTAACCGCAGATTTGCCATTAGTGAATGCCGATCCGACGCAACTATGGCGAGTTTTTTCTAATTTAATTGTCAATGCCCTCAAACACAATCCCCCAGGATTGCTTTTGACAATTAATGCTACTCCTAAGGATGACAAAATTTATTGTACTGTTAGCGATAACGGCGTGGGTATTACTCAACAACAAAGCGATCGCCTTTTTGAACTTTACTTCCGGGGTAGTAACATCCGCAATTCTGTAGGTTTGGGATTGGGGTTATATCTATGCAAGCAAATCATCAATGCTCATGGCGGCGAAATTGGTATTAATAGCAGTCCCCAAGCAGGGGCAACTTTCTGGTTGACATTACCTATAATTTAA
- a CDS encoding DUF2141 domain-containing protein: protein MVRGLRVSMLLLAVLGNLVWPFTAKAGYNGKLTVEIDGLKNKEGQVCASIFANSQGFPNQGDRVLQSQCIKISDIPLLLTFENLKAGNYAVAIMHDQNNDRTLNSNILGIPVEGFGFSSNPEVKTRAPKFGEAAFLVAGPNTKIQVQLKYF, encoded by the coding sequence ATGGTGAGAGGATTGAGAGTTAGTATGCTGCTGTTGGCAGTCTTGGGAAATTTGGTATGGCCATTTACTGCCAAAGCTGGTTATAACGGCAAACTCACCGTAGAAATTGATGGATTAAAGAATAAAGAAGGACAAGTTTGTGCGAGTATATTTGCTAACAGTCAAGGATTTCCTAACCAAGGCGATCGCGTTTTACAAAGCCAGTGTATCAAGATTAGTGATATTCCTTTGCTGCTTACCTTTGAGAACTTAAAAGCAGGTAATTATGCCGTTGCTATCATGCACGATCAAAATAATGACCGTACTCTCAATAGTAATATTCTTGGTATTCCCGTCGAAGGTTTTGGATTTTCCAGCAACCCAGAAGTTAAAACAAGAGCGCCCAAATTTGGCGAAGCGGCATTTTTAGTAGCAGGCCCAAACACTAAAATTCAAGTCCAGTTGAAATATTTTTAG
- a CDS encoding peptidoglycan-binding protein, which translates to MRLCRSSILVFTCFSCLGFYLNRPSTATSNPVPEILEFAQANSRVSATPNVLRYGSPKSDVQRLQTQLKQLGYYNGVVDGQYNATTEVAVAKFQKVKGLKIDGLAGLATRERLQAALAAKKQIATSPIATSPIVTSPASTPKPTAKPQPTERGFLWWLIFAVGVLGSIGAFLFLLRWFRQVKQLQKSEISNSKSLNQVKKDPITTPSPENLTTPQTAKLSPTTQLLLPEKTSRLAKLNIIDELIQDLRSPDPTKRRKAIWDLGQQGDSRAIQPMVDLMIDADSQESSLILAALGEIGARTLKPMNRALAMSMQDESPQVRQNAIRDLIRVYDMMSQMSQILCHALEDPDAEVQATARYALSQMNRIRALPEQQNTPEDSHSNL; encoded by the coding sequence ATGAGGCTATGCCGTTCCTCAATCTTGGTATTTACCTGTTTTTCTTGCCTGGGTTTTTACTTAAATCGCCCAAGCACAGCTACATCTAACCCAGTACCTGAAATCTTAGAATTTGCACAAGCTAATTCGAGGGTTTCTGCTACTCCGAATGTTTTGAGATATGGTAGTCCAAAATCAGATGTGCAGAGACTACAAACTCAATTAAAGCAGTTGGGATACTACAATGGCGTGGTAGATGGACAGTACAACGCCACTACGGAAGTCGCTGTAGCGAAATTCCAGAAAGTAAAGGGCTTAAAAATAGATGGTCTTGCTGGTCTGGCGACTAGGGAGAGACTGCAAGCAGCTTTAGCAGCTAAAAAGCAGATTGCCACTTCTCCAATTGCCACTTCTCCAATTGTCACCTCTCCTGCTTCGACTCCCAAGCCAACTGCAAAACCCCAGCCAACCGAGAGAGGTTTTCTATGGTGGTTAATATTTGCCGTTGGTGTTCTAGGAAGTATTGGTGCATTTCTTTTCCTGCTAAGGTGGTTTCGTCAGGTCAAACAACTGCAAAAATCGGAAATATCAAATAGTAAAAGTTTGAATCAAGTTAAAAAAGACCCCATTACAACACCTTCACCAGAGAATTTAACTACTCCACAGACAGCTAAGCTATCACCTACTACACAATTGCTGCTACCAGAAAAAACTTCCCGTCTTGCTAAACTCAATATCATTGACGAATTAATTCAAGACTTACGCAGTCCTGACCCGACGAAGCGGCGCAAGGCGATTTGGGATTTGGGTCAGCAGGGGGATTCTCGGGCAATTCAGCCAATGGTTGACCTGATGATTGATGCTGATTCTCAAGAAAGCAGTTTAATTTTGGCAGCTTTGGGGGAAATTGGCGCCCGCACACTCAAACCGATGAACCGTGCTTTGGCAATGTCTATGCAAGACGAAAGTCCACAAGTACGGCAAAATGCAATCCGTGACTTGATCCGTGTTTATGACATGATGAGTCAAATGAGTCAGATACTATGTCATGCACTAGAAGACCCAGATGCCGAAGTGCAAGCAACAGCACGATACGCTTTAAGTCAGATGAATAGAATACGTGCCTTGCCGGAACAACAGAATACACCAGAAGATTCACACAGTAATTTGTAA
- a CDS encoding DMT family transporter has product MQLKLSAFRLPFAPLLLIAPFFLWGTAMVAMKGVIPHTTPLFMAGVRLLPSGVLILIAAAFMGRPQPKSWTAWLWIALFALVDGTLFQGFLAEGLVRTSAGLGSVMIDSQPLAVALLSLWLFQERIGFWGWLGLGLGVTGISLIGLPDEWIFHLLDSGANITIGNWQDLFASGEWLMLLAALSMAVGTVLIRFVCRHADPVTATGWHMILGGLPLWGISSVVESQQWQNLGASDLVALGYATVFGSAIAYGLFFYFASSGSLTSLSSLTFLTPIFALLFGNLFLSEVLSPLQWLGVFLTLISIYLINQRDTLAGQNNTINIGEQANIQQPILEASAKKFNTVGTRE; this is encoded by the coding sequence ATGCAACTGAAACTCAGTGCATTCCGACTTCCCTTCGCTCCTCTTTTGTTAATTGCCCCCTTTTTCCTATGGGGGACAGCAATGGTGGCAATGAAGGGAGTGATACCCCACACTACACCTTTATTTATGGCAGGTGTGCGTCTGTTGCCATCTGGGGTATTAATTTTGATAGCAGCAGCATTTATGGGTAGACCGCAGCCGAAAAGTTGGACTGCGTGGCTATGGATTGCCTTATTTGCCTTGGTCGATGGAACACTGTTTCAAGGATTTTTGGCAGAAGGATTAGTCAGAACCAGTGCTGGATTGGGGTCTGTGATGATTGACTCCCAACCTTTGGCTGTGGCTTTGCTGTCGTTGTGGTTATTCCAGGAACGCATTGGTTTTTGGGGATGGCTGGGGTTAGGCTTGGGAGTCACAGGTATTAGTTTAATCGGCTTACCAGACGAGTGGATTTTTCATCTTCTGGACTCTGGTGCAAATATTACAATTGGTAACTGGCAAGATTTGTTTGCTAGTGGCGAGTGGTTGATGCTGCTAGCAGCCCTATCAATGGCGGTAGGAACAGTGTTGATTCGGTTTGTCTGCCGACATGCTGACCCAGTAACCGCTACAGGATGGCATATGATTTTGGGAGGATTGCCATTATGGGGAATTTCCTCAGTTGTGGAATCCCAGCAATGGCAGAATTTAGGAGCATCTGATTTAGTAGCTTTGGGTTATGCTACCGTATTTGGCAGTGCGATCGCTTACGGATTATTCTTCTACTTTGCCTCTAGTGGCAGTCTCACTAGTCTGAGTTCCCTCACCTTTCTTACACCAATCTTTGCCTTACTATTTGGTAATCTCTTCCTCTCAGAAGTCCTCAGCCCGTTACAATGGCTAGGTGTTTTCCTCACTTTAATCAGCATCTACCTCATTAATCAACGTGATACTTTAGCGGGGCAGAATAACACCATTAATATCGGCGAACAAGCCAACATACAACAGCCAATTTTAGAAGCATCTGCTAAAAAATTTAATACCGTGGGGACTAGGGAATAG
- a CDS encoding Ppx/GppA phosphatase family protein: MQNVISASWESTPTQPVDQHRIIAAIDLGTNSLHMVVVKIDPTLPAFSIIAREKETVRLGDRNIATGELKPEIIRKAIAALGRFQEVAKTINAETIIAVATSAVREAPNGKDFLHTIQAELGLNVDLISGQEEARRIYLGVLSGMEFHNQPHIIVDIGGGSTELILGDSHEPRTLTSTKVGAVRLTSELITTDPISNTEFQYLQAYARGMLERSVEEVLANLEFGESARLVGTAGTIETLAMIHAREKSGAIPSTLNGYQFSLKDLRELVNRLRKLSNAERAAVPGMPEKRSEVILAGAVILQESMTLLGAESVTVCERSLREGVIVDWMLSHGLIEDKLRYQSSVRERNVLKLANKYHINLEHSDRVAKFAESLFDQTQGTLHHWGADERQLLWAAAILHNCGHYVSHSSHHKHSYYLIRNGELLGYTETEIEIIANLARYHRKSPPKKKHENYQSFLAKHQRQIVSQLSAILRLAVALDRRQIGAIAQVQCEYYPQFRQVNLLIYPSQFDDDCALELWSLDYKKGVFEEEFRVKLVATLEKSTFAHFS, encoded by the coding sequence ATGCAGAACGTCATTTCGGCTAGCTGGGAGAGTACTCCAACTCAACCAGTTGACCAACACCGAATTATTGCTGCCATTGACTTGGGGACAAATTCTCTACATATGGTAGTGGTAAAGATTGACCCCACACTACCAGCTTTCAGCATTATTGCCAGAGAAAAAGAAACCGTCAGGCTAGGCGATCGCAATATTGCCACAGGGGAACTCAAACCTGAGATAATCAGGAAGGCGATCGCTGCTTTAGGACGCTTTCAAGAAGTTGCCAAAACTATCAACGCTGAAACTATCATTGCTGTGGCAACTAGTGCTGTGCGCGAAGCCCCTAATGGTAAAGATTTTTTACACACCATACAAGCCGAGTTGGGTTTAAATGTTGACTTAATTTCTGGTCAAGAAGAAGCGCGACGAATCTACCTTGGCGTATTGTCGGGGATGGAATTTCACAACCAGCCCCACATCATTGTTGATATTGGTGGCGGTTCCACAGAATTAATTTTGGGGGACAGTCACGAACCCCGCACTCTTACCAGTACTAAAGTCGGTGCAGTGCGACTCACTAGTGAGTTAATCACCACCGATCCCATTAGCAATACTGAGTTTCAATATCTCCAAGCTTATGCACGGGGGATGTTGGAACGTTCTGTAGAAGAGGTACTGGCAAATTTGGAGTTTGGAGAATCTGCCCGTTTGGTGGGTACGGCTGGCACTATTGAAACCCTAGCGATGATTCATGCACGGGAAAAGTCAGGTGCTATTCCCTCCACTCTCAATGGCTACCAGTTCAGTCTCAAAGACTTACGGGAGTTGGTAAATCGGTTGCGGAAACTGAGTAACGCAGAAAGGGCTGCTGTACCTGGAATGCCAGAGAAACGGTCAGAAGTGATACTTGCAGGAGCAGTAATTTTACAGGAATCCATGACCCTTTTGGGTGCTGAGTCCGTGACAGTCTGTGAACGTTCTCTGAGGGAAGGCGTAATTGTAGATTGGATGCTTTCCCACGGTTTAATTGAAGATAAACTGCGCTATCAAAGTTCAGTTCGGGAACGCAATGTTCTAAAGCTTGCTAATAAGTACCACATTAATTTAGAACATAGCGATCGCGTAGCTAAATTTGCCGAAAGTTTATTTGACCAAACCCAAGGTACGCTACACCATTGGGGAGCCGACGAGCGACAATTACTCTGGGCAGCTGCAATATTACACAATTGCGGTCATTACGTCAGCCATTCGTCTCACCACAAGCACTCCTACTATCTAATCCGCAATGGGGAATTACTCGGTTACACAGAAACTGAGATTGAAATCATTGCAAATTTAGCGCGTTATCATCGCAAATCGCCGCCCAAGAAAAAACATGAAAATTATCAGAGTTTCCTGGCTAAACATCAGCGACAAATAGTCAGCCAATTGAGCGCCATATTAAGGTTAGCTGTGGCACTAGATAGACGACAAATTGGCGCGATCGCCCAAGTACAATGTGAGTATTATCCACAATTTCGCCAAGTTAATCTGTTGATTTACCCATCTCAATTTGATGATGATTGTGCTTTGGAACTCTGGAGTTTAGATTATAAAAAAGGAGTGTTCGAGGAAGAATTCCGCGTCAAATTAGTAGCGACTTTAGAAAAGTCTACTTTTGCTCATTTCTCGTAA
- a CDS encoding 4-hydroxybenzoate solanesyltransferase yields the protein MLTTPERDEKPIWLVIMRLLRWHKPEGRLILMIPALWAVFLAAAGKPPLPLVGVIVLGTLATSAAGCVVNDLWDKDIDPEVERTRDRPLASRALSVKVGIVVAIVALACAAVLAFYLNPLSFWLSVAAVPVILLYPGAKRVFPIPQLVLSIAWGFAVLISWSAVTQTISQPTWLLWGATVLWTLGFDTVYAMSDKEDDRRIGVNSSALFFGDYAPAAIGIFFAGTILLLACLGVVINLHLPFWISLALATIAWVWQSLRLREQNLPNPVYGEMFRQNVWIGFILLGGIILDFRF from the coding sequence ATGTTAACGACACCAGAACGTGACGAAAAGCCAATTTGGCTTGTGATTATGCGCCTTTTGCGCTGGCATAAACCTGAAGGACGATTAATATTGATGATTCCTGCCTTGTGGGCTGTCTTTTTGGCAGCTGCTGGGAAACCACCTTTACCTCTGGTTGGTGTGATTGTATTGGGTACTCTGGCCACAAGTGCGGCTGGGTGTGTTGTCAACGATTTGTGGGATAAAGATATTGATCCAGAAGTGGAGAGAACACGCGATCGCCCCTTGGCTTCTCGTGCTTTGTCTGTGAAAGTAGGGATTGTTGTCGCTATAGTGGCGCTGGCTTGTGCGGCGGTTCTGGCTTTTTATCTTAACCCCTTGAGTTTCTGGTTATCTGTAGCAGCGGTGCCAGTAATTCTACTTTATCCAGGGGCAAAGCGAGTGTTTCCTATTCCACAACTAGTGCTTTCCATCGCCTGGGGTTTTGCGGTGTTGATTAGCTGGAGTGCAGTAACGCAAACTATCTCCCAACCAACTTGGTTACTTTGGGGCGCAACTGTATTGTGGACATTGGGATTTGATACAGTTTATGCCATGAGCGACAAGGAAGACGATCGCCGCATTGGTGTTAATTCTAGCGCTCTATTTTTTGGTGATTATGCCCCTGCGGCTATTGGAATTTTCTTTGCTGGCACAATCTTATTATTAGCTTGCTTAGGCGTAGTTATAAATCTTCACCTGCCTTTCTGGATTAGCCTTGCATTAGCTACTATTGCTTGGGTTTGGCAATCTCTGCGATTAAGAGAGCAAAATTTACCTAACCCTGTTTATGGTGAGATGTTTCGCCAAAACGTCTGGATTGGTTTTATCTTACTTGGTGGGATAATTTTAGATTTTAGATTTTAG